The DNA region GTTCGGCGGCGCGGGGCTCAACATGACGCAGTACGCCCGCGTGGTGAACATCATGGCCTATGCCGCGCCGGCCTACCGGTCGATCTTCTCGATCAATGTCGGGATGTTCGCGAGCGCGCTGAAGAACGGCGCGACGGAGGCCCAGAAGGCTGAGTGGTATCCGAAGATCGCGGAAGGCCGGATCGCCTGCTTCGGCCTCACAGAACCGGGGTCGGGCAGCGACAGCGCAGGGCTCGCGACCACCGCGACGCCGGACCCGGACGGCAACGGCTGGATCCTTAACGGCACCAAGCGTTACATCACCAACGCGCCCCATGCCGAAGTCGCGCTGATCATGGCGCGCACCAACAAGGAAGCACTGCCCAAGAACGCCCACGTGTCCGCCTTTCTGGTGCCGATGACCGCGCCGGGGGTTTCGACCGGCAGCCCGGACAAGAAGATGGGCCAGAGCGGATCGCATATTGCCGACATCATGCTCGACGATGTCCGCGTGCCGGGCGATGCGCTGCTGGGCGGGGAGACCGGCAAGGGCTTCGTCTTCGCGATGAAGAGCCTCGACAACGGGCGCATCAGCGTCGGTGCAGCGGCGACCGGCTATGCCCGGCGGGCGCTCGATTCGGCGCTGCGTTACGCCAATGAGCGCAAGGCGTTCGGCGAACCGATCGCCAACTTCCAGCTGATCCAGGCGATGCTCGCCGACAGCGAGATCGAAATTTACGCCGCCGAGGCGATGATGGCCGACGTCACCGCGCGGGCCGACCGGGGCGAGAACATTCTCGTCAAAGCCGCCGCCTTCAAGGTCTTCGCCAGCGAGATGTGCGGCCGGGTGGTTGACCGGGTGGTGCAGATCTATGGCGGCGCGGGCTATCTGGCCGAATACGACGCAGAACGCTTCTTCCGCGATGCCCGCATCTACCGCATCTACGAAGGGACGACGCAGATTCTCCAGCTCCAGATCGCCAAGCATATGCTGCGCGAGTGGGCGGCCGCATGATCCTCCCCGTTCCGGGGAGGGGGACCATGCGTAGCATGGGGGAGGGGCAGGTGCAGCTGATCCGAACCGCTGACGTCCTGAGCCCCCGAGTGTGCCCCTCCACCAGCTTCGCTGGTCCCCCTCCCCCGGTGGGGGAGGATTAGGATGTACAACCTTCTCAATGATCTGAGCATCGTCGAAGTCTCCAGCTTCGTCGCCTCACCCACCGCAGGGCTCTATT from uncultured Erythrobacter sp. includes:
- a CDS encoding acyl-CoA dehydrogenase family protein, which codes for MNAPANLTPAHNPGMDEDTFEQFAEQLKRYVRERLIPAEAQVIAEDRIPEDILKEMREMGLFGLSVPEEFGGAGLNMTQYARVVNIMAYAAPAYRSIFSINVGMFASALKNGATEAQKAEWYPKIAEGRIACFGLTEPGSGSDSAGLATTATPDPDGNGWILNGTKRYITNAPHAEVALIMARTNKEALPKNAHVSAFLVPMTAPGVSTGSPDKKMGQSGSHIADIMLDDVRVPGDALLGGETGKGFVFAMKSLDNGRISVGAAATGYARRALDSALRYANERKAFGEPIANFQLIQAMLADSEIEIYAAEAMMADVTARADRGENILVKAAAFKVFASEMCGRVVDRVVQIYGGAGYLAEYDAERFFRDARIYRIYEGTTQILQLQIAKHMLREWAAA